One genomic segment of Helianthus annuus cultivar XRQ/B chromosome 14, HanXRQr2.0-SUNRISE, whole genome shotgun sequence includes these proteins:
- the LOC110909068 gene encoding uncharacterized protein LOC110909068: protein MALSDSSRVGFEPTASDDHHTTLSAYNPHPDSGFFGPSDVNFNPISAVGPSDVDVNTLPAVNPNESCNPVFTTVANRHTFHGFEIQTFDSMFTPGNVGSETANLPDQSLSVDTASTVSRGFYQWDGSFISFGLHSSDSRTFACS from the exons ATGGCTTTGTCTGACTCATCTCGTGTTGGATTTGAACCTACGGCATCTGATGATCATCATACAACATTGTCTGCATACAATCCACATCCCGATTCTGGTTTTTTTGGCCCATCTGATGTCAATTTCAATCCTATTTCTGCCGTGGGTCCATCTGATGTTGATGTCAATACCTTACCTGCAGTTAATCCAAATGAAAGTTGCAATCCTGTGTTTACAACAGTTGCAAATCGACACACCTTTCATGGGTTTGAAATACAGACGTTTGATTCCATGTTTACACCAGGCAACGTAGGCTCTGAGACTGCTAATTTACCTGATCAATCATTATCAGTTGACACTGCATCTACTG tttctcGAGGATTTTATCAATGGGACGGAAGTTTCATCTCTTTTGGACTGCATTCGTCTGACAGCAGGACCTTTGCATGCTCTTGA
- the LOC110909069 gene encoding uncharacterized protein LOC110909069, producing the protein MNQQPPSPTQPQQQTSPPSQQQQQQAQTPPPPHSQQPPLQPHHLQQQPQQPNLPCFDLVRGSREEYLKIGVPLYEASIKCNWKAAEAILDKRRELVGYSITENGETPLHVAASAKGDPKRVEEFVKNLVGMMTQKQLELQNKNYNTALYLAAAAGNVETVKIMVKENRKLLTIIGSNKTMMPLYAAALFGNKDVVAYIYEESKSLSDDENWSRERRGWLLEKCVENNMFDVALKIAKKHPLHDNGRSILRILARKPERFQETKSNFMGAAIKSVFGFFGIKMRAPEKESALPLLRFLWDDIVKKSTSEIDAILRGPPDTNDQDSKTSSKWAVQTMQLQKVIIEYVEKMNTETRNIINKGLTDSTNQDTSSATIKKEQALALQKLISESLVNMHHETQKIIKDPSSSIKKDNKPISNKEHLAQELQKLIFKHIADMHDNTLKIINTVQIENRARLLQQGIFECIEKLRKESEVRITKYGKDAYSSRVLFIAAEMGNTNFLIELIRGYPDLIWKVNDNNQSIFHIAVKHRHEGIYNLLYEIGAMKDLITPLKDLKDNNMLHLVGKIAKQNRLKDISGVALQMRLELLWFHEVKKMIPLSYRERENEDGLTPHELFTREHKDLVTLGEKWMKGTASQCMVVAALIATIVFAATFTVPGGYAQNNGIPFFHSKATFVVFVVADAISLISSSASILMFLSILTSRYAVYDFLESLPRKLLFGLATLFLSITTMMVAFGVSFFVLYDSNPYLRACCVPGPPICTVAI; encoded by the exons ATGAACCAGCAGCCTCCATCACCAACCCAGCCGCAGCAGCAGACCTCACCACCAtcgcaacagcagcagcaacaggcgCAGACGCCGCCACCACCCCATTCACAGCAGCCCCCACTACAACCACATCATttgcagcagcagccacaacaaCCCAACCTACCTTGCTTTGATCTAGTTAGGG GAAGTAGAGAAGAATACCTCAAAATTGGTGTCCCTTTGTACGAAGCATCGATTAAATGTAACTGGAAAGCTGCTGAAGCTATTCTTGATAAGAGACGAGAGTTGGTGGGGTATAGTATCACTGAAAATGGGGAAACACCGCTTCATGTAGCGGCATCCGCAAAAGGTGATCCGAAACGTGTAGAAGAGTTTGTCAAAAACTTGGTGGGTATGATGACTCAAAAGCAATTGGAACTACAAAATAAGAATTACAACACCGCCCTGTATTTAGCAGCTGCAGCTGGAAACGTTGAAACCGTTAAGATTATGGTAAAGGAGAACAGGAAGTTGCTGACAATCATTGGTTCTAATAAAACAATGATGCCATTGTATGCGGCCGCTTTGTTTGGAAATAAAGATGTTGTTGCATATATTTATGAAGAATCCAAGAGTTTGTCTGACGATGAGAATTGGAGTCGTGAGAGGCGTGGCTGGCTTCTTGAAAAATGTGTTGAGAATAACATGTTCG ACGTGGCACTGAAGATCGCAAAAAAGCACCCGCTTCATGACAATGGTAGATCAATACTCAGAATTTTGGCTCGGAAGCCTGAAAGATTTCAGGAAACAAAATCCAACTTCATGGGTGCGGCCATCAAGTCAG TTTTTGGATTCTTTGGTATAAAGATGAGAGCTCCTGAAAAGGAGAGTGCATTGCCATTGCTAAGATTCCTTTGGGATGATATTGTGAAAAAATCTACGTCGGAAATTGATGCAATACTTAGAGGGCCACCAGATACGAATGACCAAGACAGTAAGACATCTTCTAAATGGGCCGTTCAAACTATGCAACTTCAGAAAGTCATTATTGAATATGTAGAAAAAATGAATACTGAGACCAGGAACATAATTAATAAGGGGCTGACAGATTCGACTAACCAAGATACCAGTTCGGCTACTATAAAGAAAGAACAAGCTCTAGCACTACAAAAACTTATTTCCGAAAGTCTTGTGAACATGCATCATGAAACCCAAAAAATAATCAAAGATCCCTCGAGTTCGATCAAGAAAGACAACAAGCCAATATCTAATAAGGAACACTTGGCTCAAGAACTACAAAAGCTCATCTTCAAACATATCGCAGACATGCATGACAATACCCTGAAGATAATCAATACCGTTCAAATTGAAAACCGAGCACGGCTACTGCAACAAGGCATTTTTGAATGTATTGAGAAATTGCGTAAAGAAAGTGAAGTAAGAATTACAAAGTATGGAAAGGACGCATACTCTTCTCGGGTACTGTTTATTGCTGCAGAAATGGGTAATACTAATTTTTTGATTGAGCTTATCCGTGGATATCCTGATCTCATATGGAAGGTAAATGATAACAATCAAAGTATATTTCACATTGCTGTCAAACACCGTCACGAGGGTATCTACAACCTACTCTATGAAATAGGCGCAATGAAAGATTTGATAACCCCTCTCAAAGATCTAAAGGATAATAATATGTTGCACTTAGTTGGAAAGATTGCCAAGCAAAATCGACTTAAAGATATATCAGGAGTGGCGTTACAAATGCGACTAGAATTGTTATGGTTCCAT GAAGTAAAGAAAATGATCCCACTTTCATACAGAGAACGGGAGAATGAAGATGGTCTAACACCACATGAGTTATTCACCAGGGAACACAAAGATCTAGTCACACTAGGTGAGAAGTGGATGAAAGGAACGGCTAGTCAATGTATGGTTGTTGCAGCGCTTATTGCAACCATAGTATTCGCAGCAACTTTTACGGTTCCCGGTGGATATGCTCAAAACAATGGCATCCCTTTCTTCCATTCAAAAGCAACCTTTGTGGTTTTCGTTGTGGCAGATGCCATATCTCTAATCTCATCCTCAGCTTCAATTCTCATGTTCTTGTCTATTCTCACGTCACGTTATGCTGTATATGATTTTCTGGAATCGTTGCCTAGAAAGCTCCTATTCGGTTTGGCAACTCTTTTCCTATCTATAACAACCATGATGGTCGCTTTTGGTGTCAGTTTTTTCGTACTTTATGATTCCAATCCTTATCTGCGTGCTTGTTGTGTTCCCGGCCCTCCTATATGTACGGTTGCAATATAA